The nucleotide window AAGTAAATTAACTGTACGTATGATACACGTCGAGTTGCACGTTGTCTATTTGTAGTCTTAATTAGTtaagtatataattaatataattatattcgtAAGAATGGCTGTGTGTATAAAGTTTCTAGCTTAGAAAGGAATTTTAACGATTATAACATGTGATTCTAAAACCTCAAGTAAAAGCGGTAAaagcgaaatttaaatttattgctaTAGAAGTTTAATCTCTTGGAAATGTCATGCGGGCCGCGCGGGCACGGGCATTAAAGTAgcggtttcgttttttttctaaGACCCGTTTCGGGTTTCCCTTGTTTGCATTAACGAAAGTGAAAATTAGATTAGTATTAATTACATAAGTCGGATGAGCGTGCGCAGAAATGCCGTCATGCGTTAATAACCTCTCACGGAAATATTTTTTACGTCTATATGAAAGAATAATAAATGATGCTGCTTAACTATGCTAATGACAGTTTTTGCTATAATTCCAGATTACATTAATCGCTCTGCTGAGCGTTACAACGTCCTGGGCTAAGAAAGAACAGAAGGTGGACGAATTGAAAGACAAGAGAGAAGCACCCCTTGGATATCCTGCATCGTCACACAGTTACCAGTCTCCGTCGCTGGGCAACGAGGGTGCTAGCGCCATTAGCATCGGGGCTGGCTACAGCGTCGGTGGAGCCAAACCCAGCTACTCCAGCTATGAAGGACAAGGATTTAGTGGATCTCATTCACTCTCATCCGAGAGCCTGCCAGCCAGCGGCCACGCGACTATCCAGCTCTCACCGATCACACTGCAGCCAAGTCACAGTGGCCTAGTAGGAACCGACCTCAATCATTTGATGAGTCAGCTTCAGCAGCAATTGAACTCAGGAGCTCTGAGCCTGCAGGTGCCGGAAAGCTACGGAGGCTCGATACAATCGGAGGGCCACAGCGGTTATAGTGGACAAGAGCAAGCTATCCCACAGTATACTTTCTCGGCACCTAAACAGCAATACACTTTTGCCGAGCAACATCATCAACCCAGCATACCCTCGTACGCCGCCGGTACTAAAGGTCTTGGATCTTACAGTTCCACAGGCCCAGTCCTGTTCAATCCTACAGAAGCTAAACAAACGAACGCCCCTTCCTTCAACTACGCTGCTCCCAGTTCTGGCCACTCCTTCGGTTCAGGAGGGCTCAGTTTAGGTAGCGGAGCCCAATATTTCGCTGGTGCCTCTGGCTCTATCGGAGAATCTCTTGGTGGTGGATACTCTTTAAGTGGCCCTTACAAATCTTTCGGAAACAGTTACGCGTCTTCTGGAAAGAACTCTTTTAAACCTTCTGCGTACATAGGATCTTCAGTTCAAGCTGACCCAAGCCACGGTATATCTGCTCTATCAAGTTCCTATGGTGCGCCTTCCTTTAGCGGTGCCTCTTCTCAATCTGGCAGCCATGGTGCCTTTTCTCTAGGGTCTGCGGGCCATGGAATCAGTTTGGGCTCCGGTAACGGCGGTCATTCGCTGGATTCCAGCCTTAGCGGACACTCAATAGGATCAAACAGCCTCGGCGGTCATTCTCTTGGATCCAGTAGCTTCGGTGGTCACTCTTTGGGTTCTGGAAGTCTCGGCGGTCATTCTCTAAGTTCTGGAGGTCATGGTATTTCCCTGGGTTCTGGAGGCCTTTCTTTCTCCTCCGGTGGTCAGGGTAGTCACGGTGCTTTATCTATAGGATCAGGCGGACTCGGTGCGAGTCTCGGAGGATCTCACGGCGGTTTTGGAGGCGCTTATGGCGGCGGTTCATCTAAGTACATTTCTAATGCTTACCTTCCGGCTAAAGACAGCTTTGGATCTCTTTCCTCTCACTCTTCCGGTCTGTATTCACCACCTGCTACTAGTTACGGTATTCCTAACTCCGCTCATGCCGCGTCTTCTCACAGCCCCCAATACTACAAGTCGCAGCCATCGTATAGCTTTGGAGCCGGTAGCTCGTACAAATCACCCTCAAGCAGCATCAGCTCCTTAAAATCTTACCCCAAATATAGCTCTGGTGGATATAGTAGCCTTAGTTCACAGTACGGATCTCCTAAAGATCCTCTTCAAGGTTCTTATAGTGAGAATACttataacacaataaaatatagcGAGGAACTAAAAGCCAGTCCTCAATAAATGACGATGTCTCTTAGGAGGGAAATGGCTTGTAAATAGTGAGTTTGTGTGTGTGTCTTTGCGTGTGTTCTGTGGTGTAGGGCGGAGAGTGTTACCTAAGCGAAAGTGTTTTCATTGGTATGATTTATTTTCGTATGTTCCgctaattttattacttacttgacCCGCGCGGGCGACCGCGTCACTGGCGCTTAATGTGTTTTGGATACATGCTCTCTTTTTAGTAACAACCACGTAATTATGTTACTAGttacctattatatatatattatcacttCGATTCTGGTTGCGCCAGCTTCACCAAAACATCCGTGAGTTTGTTTTCAAATGGTCAGCTCagaaatgtaaatattattttaagtgaATATAGCATAGCTTATTTATTAAAGATAGCCCGTAAATcgttattgtttttaataaatttgttgtaAAAACGTGCTGTTTAGTTTTCTTTGCTTACTTTAGATTTCTACTAAGTTTTATTAGTCCTAAATAGGTAAACGAGGTGTCTAAAAAATTAAGCCTCTAAGACTATTTCCTTAAGTACCTAATAGTCAGTTTTGATTGAAGACTACCTCAAGATGGTGCTATCAAAACGCTTGGGCTCGGATCGTAATATGTACGAGATATGTATGACGTGAAAACATGATATTCCGGATTGTATAATCGACGGCGCTCTAACAATTTCACTCGTAGGAAAGTAaagaatattataaatagatAGCTGGCTCATGGAGTTTTCTAACCTTACTTGGGTGTTGGACGAGATCTTCATTTTGCTCTTAAGATATAGATAGATATTAACAAGATAGTTAgttataattgtaaaaataaaacgattacTGATTATATTACGATGAAACAATGTACGCAAAATGGATTTCGATTTCTACACATAGATTTTCATTAGGTTTACGTAAATTTCCCTAAAACGTCCCATTGCCAAACGATAAATCCTATATAGAATATAAAAGTCTCAAATCataaaaactatataaaaactatatatatatatatatactattaatC belongs to Cydia strobilella chromosome 15, ilCydStro3.1, whole genome shotgun sequence and includes:
- the LOC134748044 gene encoding hornerin-like encodes the protein MKFTITLIALLSVTTSWAKKEQKVDELKDKREAPLGYPASSHSYQSPSLGNEGASAISIGAGYSVGGAKPSYSSYEGQGFSGSHSLSSESLPASGHATIQLSPITLQPSHSGLVGTDLNHLMSQLQQQLNSGALSLQVPESYGGSIQSEGHSGYSGQEQAIPQYTFSAPKQQYTFAEQHHQPSIPSYAAGTKGLGSYSSTGPVLFNPTEAKQTNAPSFNYAAPSSGHSFGSGGLSLGSGAQYFAGASGSIGESLGGGYSLSGPYKSFGNSYASSGKNSFKPSAYIGSSVQADPSHGISALSSSYGAPSFSGASSQSGSHGAFSLGSAGHGISLGSGNGGHSLDSSLSGHSIGSNSLGGHSLGSSSFGGHSLGSGSLGGHSLSSGGHGISLGSGGLSFSSGGQGSHGALSIGSGGLGASLGGSHGGFGGAYGGGSSKYISNAYLPAKDSFGSLSSHSSGLYSPPATSYGIPNSAHAASSHSPQYYKSQPSYSFGAGSSYKSPSSSISSLKSYPKYSSGGYSSLSSQYGSPKDPLQGSYSENTYNTIKYSEELKASPQ